One segment of Rhodanobacter thiooxydans DNA contains the following:
- a CDS encoding APC family permease, with amino-acid sequence MTQERAIRRDVGPFALMLTGLGSIIGSGWLFGAWRAAQIAGPGAIWAWVIGAAVIMAIALTYAELGSMFPESGGMVRYGHYSHGSLVGFIAAWANWIAIVSVISVEAEASAQYMSSWKWQWAKDLYHQAPGGHGELSTAGLMIAAALVIVYFLFNFWSVKLFARSNTAITLFKLVIPALTAVLLMMSGFHPENFSVGIHGELHKTDFASVLTAVAIAGIVFSFNGFQSPVNLAGEARNPGRSIPFAIVCSIALATVIYVLLQVSFIGAVPREMLANVGWHGINFSSPFADLAIILGLQWLATLLFIDAVISPSGTGMTYTATTARMLYGMERNGTLPKILGRIHPKWGVPRPAMWVNLVVSFLFLFFFRGWGTLAAVISVATIISYLTGPVSVMTLRRTAPGLHRPLRLAGLPLLAGVAFVMSTELLYWARWPLTGEIILLMVVALPIYFYYQAKSGWHDFGRQMKGAWWLVAYLPTIAFVSWAGSTTFGGKGYLPYGWDLVVVAAIGLVFYLWGVRSGWRTPSVEAAELEAHAHPDAPLVPPDEWAAERITGH; translated from the coding sequence ATGACCCAAGAACGCGCGATCCGCCGCGATGTCGGCCCGTTCGCCCTGATGCTCACCGGCCTGGGCTCGATCATCGGCTCCGGCTGGCTGTTCGGCGCCTGGCGCGCGGCGCAGATCGCCGGGCCCGGGGCGATCTGGGCGTGGGTGATCGGCGCGGCGGTGATCATGGCGATCGCGCTGACCTATGCCGAACTCGGCTCGATGTTCCCCGAATCCGGCGGCATGGTGCGCTACGGCCACTACTCGCACGGCTCGCTGGTGGGCTTCATCGCGGCGTGGGCGAACTGGATCGCGATCGTCTCGGTGATCTCGGTCGAGGCGGAAGCCTCGGCGCAATACATGTCGTCGTGGAAGTGGCAGTGGGCGAAGGACCTGTACCACCAGGCGCCCGGCGGCCACGGCGAGCTGAGCACCGCGGGGCTGATGATCGCCGCCGCGCTGGTCATCGTGTACTTCTTGTTCAATTTCTGGAGCGTGAAGCTGTTCGCGCGCTCGAACACCGCGATCACCCTGTTCAAGCTGGTGATCCCCGCGCTCACCGCGGTGCTGCTGATGATGAGCGGCTTCCACCCGGAGAATTTCAGCGTCGGCATCCACGGCGAACTGCACAAGACCGACTTCGCCTCGGTGCTCACCGCGGTGGCGATCGCCGGCATCGTGTTCAGCTTCAACGGTTTCCAGAGCCCGGTGAATCTGGCCGGCGAAGCACGCAACCCCGGCCGCAGCATCCCGTTCGCGATCGTCTGCTCGATCGCGCTGGCCACGGTGATCTACGTGCTGCTGCAGGTGTCGTTCATCGGCGCGGTGCCGCGCGAGATGCTGGCCAACGTGGGCTGGCACGGCATCAACTTCAGCTCGCCGTTCGCCGACCTGGCGATCATCCTCGGCCTGCAGTGGCTGGCCACGCTGCTGTTCATCGACGCGGTGATCAGCCCCAGCGGCACCGGCATGACTTATACCGCCACCACCGCGCGCATGCTGTACGGCATGGAGCGCAACGGCACGCTGCCGAAGATCCTCGGCCGCATCCACCCGAAGTGGGGCGTGCCGCGCCCGGCGATGTGGGTGAACCTGGTGGTGTCGTTCCTGTTCCTGTTCTTCTTCCGCGGCTGGGGCACGCTGGCGGCGGTGATCTCGGTGGCCACGATCATCTCCTACCTGACCGGCCCGGTCAGCGTGATGACCCTGCGCCGCACCGCGCCGGGGCTGCACCGCCCGCTGCGCCTGGCCGGCCTGCCGCTGCTGGCCGGCGTCGCCTTCGTCATGTCCACCGAGCTGCTGTACTGGGCCCGCTGGCCGCTGACCGGCGAGATCATCCTGCTGATGGTCGTGGCCCTGCCGATCTACTTCTACTACCAGGCGAAGAGCGGCTGGCACGACTTCGGCCGCCAGATGAAGGGCGCCTGGTGGCTGGTCGCCTACCTGCCGACGATCGCCTTTGTCTCCTGGGCCGGCAGCACCACCTTCGGCGGCAAGGGCTACCTGCCCTACGGCTGGGATCTGGTCGTGGTAGCGGCGATCGGCTTGGTGTTCTACCTGTGGGGTGTGCGCTCGGGCTGGCGCACGCCGTCGGTGGAGGCGGCCGAGCTGGAGGCGCACGCCCATCCGGACGCGCCGCTGGTACCGCCGGACGAATGGGCCGCCGAGCGCATCACCGGGCATTGA
- a CDS encoding YceI family protein yields MIRTALHALGLLALLSLATANATEVKYQLDPDHTYPSFEADHLGGLSVWRGKFNHSSGTVTLDKATGSGTVNVVVDMKSADFGQDQLNQKAQGEELFDTAKYPQAIYQGHLAGFVDGKPTRVDGTLTLHGTTRPLTLKIDSFKCMPHPLLKRELCGADALATFQRDAFGMDAGKAYGFNMAVTLRIQVEAIAVPTT; encoded by the coding sequence ATGATCCGCACCGCCCTTCACGCCCTCGGCCTGCTCGCCCTGCTGTCGCTGGCCACCGCCAACGCCACCGAGGTGAAGTACCAGCTGGACCCCGACCACACCTACCCCAGCTTCGAGGCCGACCACCTCGGCGGCCTGTCGGTGTGGCGCGGCAAGTTCAACCACAGCAGCGGCACGGTGACGCTGGACAAGGCGACCGGCAGCGGCACAGTGAACGTCGTGGTGGACATGAAGAGCGCCGACTTCGGCCAGGACCAGCTCAACCAGAAGGCGCAGGGCGAGGAGCTGTTCGACACGGCGAAGTATCCGCAAGCCATCTACCAGGGCCACCTCGCCGGCTTCGTCGACGGCAAGCCGACCCGCGTGGACGGCACGCTCACCCTGCACGGCACGACCCGCCCGCTGACGCTGAAGATCGACAGCTTCAAGTGCATGCCGCACCCGCTGCTGAAGCGCGAACTGTGCGGCGCCGACGCGCTGGCCACCTTCCAGCGCGACGCCTTCGGCATGGATGCCGGCAAGGCCTACGGCTTCAACATGGCGGTAACGCTGCGCATCCAGGTCGAGGCGATCGCCGTGCCCACCACCTGA
- a CDS encoding CDGSH iron-sulfur domain-containing protein — translation MNPQKPVGARVKISKNGPYLVSGALPLHKQTIGTNEDGESTSWDKGRQYPAQEQYALCRCGHSASKPFCDGTHARIGFDGSETASREPYLDQAEVIRGPTMSLTDVEGLCAFARFCDPHGKVWNLVGESDEPVAGKHFVSQTCACPSGRLVAWDNETGKPIEPAFEPSIALIEDPAQHCSGPIWLRGGVQLIGADGFAYEIRNRMTLCRCGASRNKPFCDGSHASIGFSDSE, via the coding sequence ATGAATCCGCAGAAGCCGGTGGGTGCCCGAGTCAAGATTTCGAAGAACGGCCCCTATCTCGTCTCCGGGGCGCTGCCTCTGCACAAGCAGACCATCGGCACCAACGAAGATGGCGAGTCGACCAGCTGGGACAAGGGCCGGCAGTACCCCGCGCAGGAGCAATATGCGTTGTGCCGCTGCGGCCACAGCGCGAGCAAACCATTCTGCGATGGTACGCACGCCAGGATCGGATTCGACGGCAGCGAAACAGCGAGCCGCGAGCCCTATCTCGATCAGGCCGAAGTCATCCGCGGCCCGACCATGTCGCTCACCGACGTCGAGGGCCTGTGCGCGTTCGCGCGCTTCTGCGACCCGCATGGCAAGGTATGGAACCTCGTCGGCGAATCCGATGAGCCCGTGGCCGGCAAGCACTTCGTCAGCCAGACCTGCGCCTGCCCGTCCGGGCGGCTGGTGGCCTGGGACAATGAAACCGGCAAGCCGATCGAGCCCGCGTTCGAGCCATCGATTGCCCTGATCGAGGATCCTGCCCAGCACTGCTCCGGCCCGATCTGGTTGCGTGGCGGCGTGCAACTGATCGGCGCTGACGGCTTCGCCTACGAAATACGCAACCGGATGACCTTGTGCCGCTGCGGTGCGTCGCGGAACAAGCCATTCTGCGACGGCTCGCATGCGTCGATCGGGTTCAGCGACAGCGAATGA